AGAGGGACGAAAGAGCTGATCCTCATCGCGCAGGACCTGACTTATTACGGTTTGGATATTTATAAAAAAAGAAACTTGTCTGACCTGATCGCGCAGCTTTCGGACGTGGAAGGAATCGAGTGGATCAGGCTGCAATATGCGTATCCGGCCGGTTTCCCAATGGATATTCTGGATATTATGAATGAGCGGAGCAATGTTTGTAAATACCTTGATATGCCGCTGCAAACCGGCTCTACCGAGATTTTGAAATCAATGCGCAGAGGTATCACACGTGAAAAAACCGAGTCGCTTATTTATAGTATTCGTGATAAAGTACCGGGTATTGCATTGCGTACCACGTTGATCGTCGGGCATCCCGGGGAAACAGAGAGTTTGTTCGACGAAACCTATGATTTTGTAGAAAAGATGCGTTTCGACCGTTTGGGTGCATTCCAGTATTCGCACGAAGACAATACGCATTCCTACACAATGGAAGACAATGTGCCGGCCGAAATCAAACAGGAACGCGCTGATGCGATCATGGAATTGCAGCAGGGAATTTCCTACGAATTGAACCAGCAAAAGATCGGTAATACCTATAAAGTTTTATTTGATCGAAAAGAAGGCGGGCATTTTATTGGAAGAACTGAATTTGATTCGCCGGAAGTAGATAATGAAGTGCTTGTACCAGCAAGTCAATATGTTAGGTTAGGCGATTTTGCGCAGGTAAAAATTAATAATGCCGAAGAATTCGACCTTTATGGTGAAGTTGTTTCCTGATATTTTCGCCGCTTGGTTTGTCTTGCTAAATTTGCCTTTCAGAATTTTGAAAAATAATATTTAAAAGAAATGTTACAAAGAATACAAACTGTTTTTCTAGCCATAGTAGTGGTGGGAATGGCCCTGTTTCTCGCCTTTCCGATCTGGAGTAAAATTGCAATGTCAGGGGATGAAAGCGCCATACTTACTGCAACAAAATTAACGCACCAGGTCACGCCCGTGCAGGCCAACATCCAGCCCGTGTACTACCTTATCATTCTGGCAGTATTGATTGCAGGTGTAGCTGCATATGCCGTTTTGCAATTCAAAAACCGCGTTTTACAGTCGGCGCTTTGTGCGGTAAATTCTATTTTAATGACAGTTCTGATGGGGCTCGTGATCTACTTCACTTTCTATAAAACTGCGAAACTGTTCGATCCGGAGCTCCCCGGAAAATACGATATCGGCTTTTACGGATTGGTAGGCGCAATGCTGGCGAATGTTTTTGCGAACCGTTTTATCCGCAAAGACGAGCGCACGGTACAGCAATCGAAAAGATTCAGGTAACCCTTCGACAGCCGGGCACCCCCTGCGCGCTCAGGACGACAATTACACCAGCCCTTCACGTAGCAGATCATGCAAGTGGACAAAGCCCAGTACTTCATTGTTTTCGACAACAATAACCTGGGTAATACTCTTCGATTGCATGATCTCCAATGCATTGACCGCATATTCGTCAGGTGAAACAGTAACCGGCGCAATTGTCATAATATCAATCGCTTTCAGGTTCAGGAGGCTTTCGCCCTCGTGCTCTTTGAGCATGCGCCGCAAATCTCCGTCGGTGATAATACCTGCCATTTGATTTTCTCCCTTTACAACCGCAGTAGCGCCTAGTCTTTTTGAAGTCATTTCGAGGATAATCTCCTGCAAAGTGGCATTTTCAGTGACTTTGGGCACGGAATTGTGCGGGTACAGATCACAAATTTTCAGGTAAAGCCGTTTCCCGAGCGCTCCACCAGGGTGATATTTGGCGAAATCGTCGTGCGTAAAACCTCTTGCTTCCAGCAGGCAAATGGCGAGCGCATCACCCAATGCCATCGTAACAGAAGTGCTGGTAGTTGGCGCGAGATTTAACGGATCGGCCTCTTTCGGTGCGTAGGCGTGCAAAACAAAATCACTGTTTTTGGCCAGATAAGAATCCCTGTTACTGACCATTGCAATCATTTTTACGCCTGTTCTTTTCAGCAGGGGAATTAAAACTTTGATCTCGGGAGTATCGCCGCTTTTGGAAACGACCATGACCACATCATTGTCCTGAATCATTCCCAAGTCACCATGAATAGCATCAGCAGCGTGCATGAATAATGCAGGCGTTCCCGTTGAGTTTAAGGTCGCTACGATTTTCTGCCCTACGATCGCACTCTTGCCTATTCCGGAAATCACAACACGGCCACCCGAATTTAAAATTGTATATACGCAGCTTTCAAATTCATCGTCAATCAGTTCAATAATTGTATGCAAAGCTTCTGCCTCCTGCCGTATTACTTCTTTTGCTATTGACTGAATATTTTTTATTAATTTCAAATCTGAAACACAGTTTAAAGGGATACAATTGTGGATATTCATTTCGAAAAACAAAGATATAGAAGTTTGGAATAACCATTTTGTTAACAGAGTATGGTAAAGCAGGTTGATCATGTCGTACTAGACACGTTGAAAGAAAAACTCAAAGAAATATTTGGATATAGTCAGTTCCGGGGTGACCAAGAGGTAATTATTCAAAACATTCTCCTTGGTAAAAATACATTTGTAATCATGCCTACCGGGGCTGGTAAATCGCTTTGCTATCAACTGCCAGCACTAGTCAGCGACGGGCTGACGATCGTTATTTCCCCGCTTATCGCATTGATGAAAAACCAGGTCGATCAATTGACCGCATTTGGTATCAATGCCCAGTTTTTGAATTCCACATTGACCAAGGCTGAAATGACGCGCGTCAAAACAGATGCGCTCGACGGCAGCCTGAAATTGCTGTATATCGCACCTGAATCACTTACGAAGGAAGACAATCTGGATTTCCTGAAAAGGGTTAAAATCTCCTTTGTAGCGATTGACGAGGCACATTGTATTTCAGAATGGGGGCATGATTTCAGGCCCGAATACCGCCGCATTTACGGAATCATTGAAAATATCGGCCAGCTTCCAATCATTGCGTTAACTGCTACTGCAACTCCGAAAGTACAGCAGGATATCCGCAAGAACCTGCAAATGGAAGAAGCTGAAACCTTTAAATCTTCATTTAACAGAAAGAACCTTTACTACGAAATCCGCCCGAAAAAAGACGTCAAAAAACAGCTGATCCGCTATATCCGAAACAACAAGGGCAAATCCGGAATAGTATACTGCCTGAGCCGCAAAACGGTGGAAGAGGTCGCTGAGCTGCTCAATGTCAATGACGTACGTGCATTACCGTACCATGCCGGGCTCGACAGTAATACCAGAATGGCAAACCAGGATGCATTCCTGAACGAGGAAGCAGATGTAATTGTGGCTACTATCGCATTCGG
This Dyadobacter sp. UC 10 DNA region includes the following protein-coding sequences:
- a CDS encoding KpsF/GutQ family sugar-phosphate isomerase; its protein translation is MKLIKNIQSIAKEVIRQEAEALHTIIELIDDEFESCVYTILNSGGRVVISGIGKSAIVGQKIVATLNSTGTPALFMHAADAIHGDLGMIQDNDVVMVVSKSGDTPEIKVLIPLLKRTGVKMIAMVSNRDSYLAKNSDFVLHAYAPKEADPLNLAPTTSTSVTMALGDALAICLLEARGFTHDDFAKYHPGGALGKRLYLKICDLYPHNSVPKVTENATLQEIILEMTSKRLGATAVVKGENQMAGIITDGDLRRMLKEHEGESLLNLKAIDIMTIAPVTVSPDEYAVNALEIMQSKSITQVIVVENNEVLGFVHLHDLLREGLV
- a CDS encoding DUF4293 domain-containing protein; the protein is MLQRIQTVFLAIVVVGMALFLAFPIWSKIAMSGDESAILTATKLTHQVTPVQANIQPVYYLIILAVLIAGVAAYAVLQFKNRVLQSALCAVNSILMTVLMGLVIYFTFYKTAKLFDPELPGKYDIGFYGLVGAMLANVFANRFIRKDERTVQQSKRFR
- the rimO gene encoding 30S ribosomal protein S12 methylthiotransferase RimO, with translation MKTKGIVKNKVNIVTLGCSKNLVDSEVLYTQLKGNGFAVAHESKKDDSQIVVINTCGFIDNAKEESINTILRYADAKAAGMVDKVYVTGCLSHRYKDELSVEIPTVDAWFGTNELPRLLKTLKADYKHELVGERLLTTPTHYAYLKIAEGCDRPCSFCAIPIMRGGHVSRPIDELVKEARSLAKRGTKELILIAQDLTYYGLDIYKKRNLSDLIAQLSDVEGIEWIRLQYAYPAGFPMDILDIMNERSNVCKYLDMPLQTGSTEILKSMRRGITREKTESLIYSIRDKVPGIALRTTLIVGHPGETESLFDETYDFVEKMRFDRLGAFQYSHEDNTHSYTMEDNVPAEIKQERADAIMELQQGISYELNQQKIGNTYKVLFDRKEGGHFIGRTEFDSPEVDNEVLVPASQYVRLGDFAQVKINNAEEFDLYGEVVS